A single region of the Solwaraspora sp. WMMD406 genome encodes:
- a CDS encoding metal-dependent hydrolase: MMGPSHALSGASVWLAGCWALDQFAGYEQSPLAIAVGTAVCAGGALFPDLDLSGKVTRNQGGATVARTFGVVSLFVAEVIEKVSLGVYHATKLSKDPHRNNGHRTLTHTIPFTVLVGWGTTALCTAYGKWAVIGILFFMIGLALRGLFDEWAKRAGWVIVTLVALAAAWFTYLHLPGGRGYPMLGLAVGVGCFVHILGDLVTKAGVPILWPIPIGRRMWKMIGPPNKYSLTAGSTFEVVVLRGVFTVVSVLAIVGLLMPTLYRHFTGG; this comes from the coding sequence ATGATGGGTCCGTCCCATGCCCTGTCCGGTGCCTCCGTCTGGCTGGCCGGCTGTTGGGCGCTCGACCAGTTCGCCGGCTACGAACAGTCGCCACTGGCGATCGCGGTGGGCACCGCCGTCTGCGCCGGCGGGGCGCTCTTCCCCGATCTGGACCTCTCCGGCAAGGTCACCCGCAATCAGGGCGGTGCCACCGTCGCCCGTACCTTCGGGGTGGTGTCCTTGTTCGTCGCGGAGGTGATCGAGAAGGTCTCCCTGGGCGTCTACCACGCGACGAAGCTCAGCAAGGATCCACATCGCAACAACGGACACCGGACCCTCACCCACACCATCCCGTTCACCGTGCTGGTCGGCTGGGGCACCACGGCACTGTGCACCGCGTACGGCAAGTGGGCCGTCATCGGCATCCTGTTCTTCATGATCGGCCTCGCCCTGCGTGGACTGTTCGACGAATGGGCCAAACGCGCCGGCTGGGTGATCGTGACCCTGGTCGCGCTCGCCGCCGCCTGGTTCACCTACCTGCACCTGCCCGGCGGCAGGGGTTACCCGATGCTCGGTCTGGCGGTCGGGGTCGGTTGTTTCGTACACATACTCGGCGACCTGGTCACCAAGGCCGGGGTGCCGATCCTGTGGCCGATCCCGATCGGCCGGCGGATGTGGAAGATGATCGGGCCACCGAACAAGTATTCCCTCACGGCGGGCAGCACCTTCGAGGTCGTCGTGCTGCGCGGCGTGTTCACCGTCGTCTCGGTGCTGGCCATCGTCGGGCTGCTGATGCCGACGCTGTACCGACACTTCACCGGCGGCTGA
- a CDS encoding carbohydrate ABC transporter permease, producing MVVLPLLWVVMSSFKDDAQIIRDPLSLIPDQLHWDNFARAWVDGGIGDFFVNTLVIVGGGVFLTMLLGSMAAYVLARYEFPGNRFIYYMFLSGLTLPVFMAAVPLYKGVYNTGVVLPLLGPNSHLMLILVYTAWSLAFTVFFMHSFFKTLPDTVAEAAMVDGASHSTLFFRIMLPMARPGLISIGIFNVIGQWNQWYLPYLLMQPSGGEAKNQVIAQGLIDLSVNQGYQSDWSGLFAGVTMAMLPVLIVYIIFQRQVQSGLTGSVSK from the coding sequence ATGGTGGTGCTGCCGCTGCTGTGGGTGGTGATGTCGTCGTTCAAGGACGACGCGCAGATCATCCGCGACCCGCTGTCGTTGATCCCCGATCAGCTGCACTGGGACAACTTCGCTCGCGCCTGGGTCGACGGCGGAATCGGCGACTTCTTCGTCAACACCCTCGTCATCGTCGGCGGCGGCGTGTTCCTGACCATGCTGCTCGGCTCGATGGCCGCGTACGTGCTGGCCCGCTACGAGTTCCCCGGCAACCGGTTCATCTACTACATGTTCCTGTCCGGGCTGACCCTGCCGGTGTTCATGGCCGCCGTACCGCTGTACAAAGGCGTGTACAACACCGGGGTCGTGCTGCCGCTGCTCGGCCCGAACAGCCACCTCATGCTGATCCTCGTCTACACCGCTTGGTCGTTGGCGTTCACCGTGTTCTTCATGCACTCGTTCTTCAAAACGCTGCCGGACACCGTCGCCGAAGCGGCGATGGTCGACGGGGCCTCGCACTCCACCCTCTTCTTCCGGATCATGCTGCCGATGGCCCGACCCGGTCTGATCAGCATCGGCATCTTCAACGTCATCGGCCAATGGAACCAGTGGTACCTGCCGTACCTGCTGATGCAGCCCAGCGGCGGCGAGGCCAAGAACCAGGTCATCGCCCAGGGTCTGATCGACCTGTCGGTCAACCAGGGCTACCAGTCCGACTGGTCCGGCCTGTTCGCCGGCGTCACCATGGCCATGCTGCCGGTCCTGATCGTCTACATCATCTTCCAGCGGCAGGTGCAGTCCGGCCTCACCGGCAGCGTCTCCAAGTAG
- the ngcE gene encoding N-acetylglucosamine/diacetylchitobiose ABC transporter substrate-binding protein produces MSLFPDSARIPSAVAGASVRRRTLLRRAAAAGLLASPAAGLLAACAGSTPDSGSTESGTKSPDNPFGVADNSSVDVVVFNGGLGDEYPEFDKTLFVAKHDSVTVNLSSTQKIKTEQQPKFSTTPADLINNSGADLMAIDTLINEGALTELTPLLDAPSWDDPDVKVRDTLLPGTVDDGTFDGEYFQLNYAYTVFGLWFDQALFDRNGWALPTSFDEFFTLAPKIKAAGVAPFAFAGKYPYYMRWPIMTWIWLAGGRQAVVDIDNLAEGAWQTDAVTAAMSAVEKMVKDGYTLTGSDTLTHTESQQAWLDGKAAFLPCGTWLENEMRSTIPTGFQMTIAPVWSVGANDAAPYGTVQAGSGEGWIVPKKAANAPGGMEFLRAMLSKEGASKFAELTSSLASVKGSGDNVTTSTALTSANEMMTNAPGDLVSFRHPDWYADVDKVEQNAIGELMAGRMTAAQFQAALQEASDAVAADDSINKFTRS; encoded by the coding sequence ATGTCCCTTTTCCCGGATTCCGCCCGGATCCCGTCCGCCGTCGCCGGTGCCTCGGTGCGCCGCCGGACCCTGCTGCGTCGGGCAGCCGCCGCCGGTCTGCTGGCCAGCCCGGCCGCCGGCCTGCTCGCCGCCTGCGCGGGCAGCACGCCGGACAGCGGCAGCACCGAGTCCGGCACCAAGAGCCCGGACAACCCGTTCGGCGTCGCCGACAACAGCAGCGTCGACGTCGTCGTGTTCAACGGCGGCCTTGGTGACGAGTACCCGGAGTTCGACAAGACGCTCTTCGTGGCCAAGCACGACAGCGTGACGGTCAACCTCAGCTCCACCCAGAAGATCAAGACCGAGCAGCAGCCGAAGTTCTCCACCACCCCGGCCGACCTGATCAACAACTCGGGCGCCGACCTGATGGCGATCGACACCCTGATCAACGAAGGCGCGCTGACCGAGCTGACCCCGCTGCTGGACGCGCCGAGCTGGGACGACCCGGACGTCAAGGTCCGCGACACGCTGCTGCCCGGCACCGTCGACGACGGTACGTTCGACGGCGAGTACTTCCAGCTCAACTACGCGTACACGGTCTTCGGTCTCTGGTTCGACCAGGCGCTGTTCGACCGCAACGGGTGGGCGTTGCCGACCAGCTTCGACGAGTTCTTCACCCTCGCCCCGAAGATCAAGGCGGCCGGCGTCGCGCCGTTCGCGTTCGCCGGCAAGTACCCGTACTACATGCGGTGGCCGATCATGACCTGGATCTGGTTGGCCGGCGGCCGCCAGGCCGTCGTCGACATCGACAACCTCGCCGAAGGCGCCTGGCAGACCGACGCGGTCACCGCCGCGATGAGCGCCGTCGAGAAGATGGTCAAAGACGGCTACACGCTGACCGGCAGCGACACGCTGACCCACACCGAGTCGCAGCAGGCCTGGCTCGACGGCAAAGCGGCGTTCCTGCCCTGCGGCACCTGGCTGGAGAACGAGATGCGCTCCACCATCCCGACCGGCTTCCAGATGACCATCGCCCCGGTGTGGAGCGTCGGCGCGAACGACGCCGCCCCGTACGGCACCGTGCAGGCCGGCTCCGGCGAAGGCTGGATCGTGCCGAAGAAGGCCGCCAACGCCCCCGGCGGGATGGAGTTCCTGCGGGCCATGCTCTCCAAGGAGGGAGCCAGCAAGTTCGCCGAACTGACCAGCTCGCTTGCCTCGGTCAAGGGCTCCGGCGACAACGTCACCACCTCCACCGCGCTCACCTCGGCCAACGAGATGATGACCAACGCCCCCGGTGACCTGGTGTCGTTCCGCCACCCCGACTGGTACGCCGACGTCGACAAGGTGGAGCAGAACGCGATCGGTGAGCTGATGGCCGGGCGGATGACCGCCGCCCAGTTCCAGGCGGCGCTGCAGGAGGCGTCCGACGCCGTCGCGGCCGACGACTCGATCAACAAGTTCACCCGGTCCTGA
- a CDS encoding amylo-alpha-1,6-glucosidase, which translates to MPGITFGPQLCADLTAGASREWLVTDGRGGYAMGTVSGLRTRRYHGLLVVAGATPAVRRVGLVSLDPAVTLPTGAQIRLGVHEWSSGAVDPPGYNLLERFDLTDGVPRWRWRIGDIVIEREIAMRHGSPCVAVTHRLVSGGPVTLTLAAVTTWRDAHGERYADAPPPRMENVDGGVVIEGAYRISGPDWVPAGTWWDGVYHREEAARGLRPEEDLWYAGSFTAVLDGPGAVAEVTAWAEHLEQRPEPASAIVDAARKRNQTVVAAAKPADEVDATLALAADTFVVRTSTGPDVVAGYPWFGSWSRDTMISYEGLFLATGRSDEGRELLRGYAATLSEGMLANTADTGHVEYNTVDGTLWFLHAVDRHVAATSDIDLAAELLPALREVIAAHLRGTRYGIQVDPADGLLTAGASGEALTWMDARVYGVPITAREGKPVEVNALWVNGLAAVNELASLVDADSGPAATTYPQAYESFRTRYPAPSGWLYDVLDAPAQYPLGGDPHADDDALRPNQLLAWSLPYAPLKPEPATIRAIGQALLTPLGLRSLAADSAGYLGRHRGGPAKRDGAYHQGTVWPWLVGPYVSAARRAGLEVADVFAGLTAHLGEYGLGSVSETADGDPPHGATGCPFQAWSMAELLRVRQV; encoded by the coding sequence TTGCCCGGTATCACCTTCGGACCGCAGCTCTGCGCCGACCTCACCGCCGGAGCCAGCCGGGAATGGCTGGTCACGGATGGTCGTGGCGGCTACGCGATGGGGACCGTCAGCGGCCTGCGGACCCGCCGTTACCACGGCCTGCTGGTGGTCGCCGGAGCCACCCCGGCGGTCCGGCGGGTCGGGCTGGTCAGCCTGGACCCGGCGGTGACGTTGCCCACTGGGGCGCAGATCCGCCTCGGCGTGCACGAGTGGTCCTCCGGCGCGGTGGACCCACCTGGCTACAACCTGCTGGAACGCTTCGACCTGACCGACGGCGTGCCGCGCTGGCGGTGGCGCATCGGCGACATCGTGATCGAACGCGAGATCGCCATGCGCCACGGCAGCCCGTGCGTGGCGGTCACCCACCGGCTGGTCAGCGGCGGCCCGGTGACGTTGACCCTGGCTGCGGTGACCACGTGGCGGGACGCGCACGGTGAGCGGTACGCCGACGCTCCCCCACCCCGGATGGAGAACGTCGACGGGGGCGTGGTGATCGAGGGCGCGTACCGGATCAGCGGCCCGGACTGGGTGCCGGCCGGCACCTGGTGGGACGGGGTCTACCACCGGGAGGAGGCGGCCCGGGGGCTGCGTCCGGAGGAGGACCTGTGGTACGCGGGCAGCTTCACCGCCGTGCTGGACGGCCCCGGCGCGGTGGCCGAGGTGACCGCCTGGGCGGAGCACCTGGAGCAGCGGCCGGAGCCGGCATCGGCAATCGTCGACGCCGCCCGCAAACGCAACCAGACGGTGGTGGCCGCCGCCAAGCCGGCCGACGAGGTGGACGCCACGCTGGCGCTGGCCGCCGACACGTTCGTGGTGCGCACGTCGACCGGCCCGGACGTCGTCGCCGGCTATCCGTGGTTCGGCAGCTGGTCGCGGGACACGATGATCTCCTACGAAGGGCTGTTCCTGGCCACCGGACGGTCCGACGAGGGCCGGGAGCTGCTGCGCGGCTACGCGGCGACGCTGTCCGAGGGCATGCTGGCCAACACCGCCGACACCGGCCACGTCGAGTACAACACCGTCGACGGCACCCTGTGGTTCCTGCACGCGGTGGACCGGCACGTCGCCGCGACCAGCGACATCGACCTGGCCGCCGAGTTGCTACCGGCGCTGCGGGAGGTGATCGCGGCGCATCTACGGGGTACCCGCTACGGCATCCAGGTCGATCCGGCCGACGGGCTACTCACCGCCGGCGCCAGCGGTGAGGCACTGACCTGGATGGACGCTCGCGTGTACGGGGTGCCGATCACCGCCCGGGAGGGCAAGCCGGTGGAGGTCAACGCGTTGTGGGTCAACGGGTTGGCGGCGGTGAACGAGTTGGCCTCGCTGGTCGACGCCGATTCCGGGCCGGCCGCGACGACCTACCCACAGGCGTACGAGTCGTTCCGGACCCGCTATCCGGCCCCGTCCGGGTGGCTCTACGACGTGTTGGACGCTCCGGCGCAGTATCCGCTCGGCGGCGATCCGCACGCCGACGACGACGCGTTGCGCCCCAACCAGCTGCTCGCCTGGTCGCTGCCGTACGCCCCGTTGAAGCCGGAGCCGGCGACGATCCGGGCGATTGGTCAGGCGCTGCTGACGCCGCTCGGGCTGCGCAGCCTGGCTGCGGACTCGGCCGGCTACCTCGGCCGGCACCGGGGCGGGCCGGCCAAGCGCGACGGCGCCTATCACCAGGGCACGGTGTGGCCGTGGCTGGTCGGCCCGTACGTGTCGGCGGCCCGCCGGGCCGGGCTGGAGGTGGCGGACGTCTTCGCCGGGTTGACCGCGCACCTGGGCGAGTACGGCCTGGGTTCGGTCAGCGAAACGGCTGACGGAGATCCGCCGCACGGGGCGACCGGCTGTCCGTTCCAGGCGTGGTCGATGGCCGAACTACTACGGGTCCGACAAGTCTGA
- a CDS encoding TIGR03089 family protein has translation MDASAVTSRPGTGTVGNGSGPPLLTYYDDATGERTELSATALGAWAARTAALLGDGCGLAAGDRAAVLLPPHWQSAAVLLGTWSIGVSVSIRLSATAGLPVLEPGADEPLDVVFAARGRVDDWLEEVPAARHRFVLDVGAKATPGGDPPDGYGAFLTEAGRYVGRAPAYTLVRPGDPASVDGTSYAEWESLAVEIAAQQDITTGDRVLVDAGQHEHPLYWLLAPLAVGASVVLCVNLNPDRLDARVDTENVTRVI, from the coding sequence ATGGACGCGTCAGCCGTCACCAGCCGGCCCGGTACGGGCACCGTCGGCAATGGTTCGGGCCCACCGCTGCTGACCTACTACGACGACGCGACCGGCGAACGGACCGAGCTGTCGGCGACCGCGCTCGGCGCCTGGGCGGCGCGGACCGCCGCGTTGCTGGGCGACGGCTGCGGGTTGGCCGCCGGTGACCGGGCCGCCGTGCTGCTGCCACCGCACTGGCAGAGCGCGGCCGTGCTCCTGGGCACCTGGTCGATCGGTGTCTCGGTGTCGATCCGGCTGTCCGCGACCGCCGGGCTGCCGGTGCTCGAACCCGGGGCCGACGAGCCGCTGGACGTGGTGTTCGCCGCGCGCGGCCGGGTCGACGACTGGCTGGAGGAGGTGCCCGCCGCGCGGCACCGTTTCGTGCTCGACGTCGGAGCGAAGGCCACGCCGGGTGGCGACCCGCCGGACGGCTACGGTGCCTTCCTGACCGAGGCCGGTCGGTACGTCGGCCGGGCCCCGGCCTACACGCTGGTGCGCCCCGGTGACCCGGCGAGCGTCGACGGCACCAGTTACGCCGAGTGGGAATCGTTGGCGGTGGAGATCGCCGCACAGCAGGACATCACCACCGGCGACCGGGTGCTCGTCGACGCCGGCCAGCACGAGCATCCGCTGTACTGGCTGCTCGCGCCACTCGCGGTCGGCGCGTCGGTGGTGCTGTGCGTCAACCTCAACCCGGACCGACTCGACGCCCGCGTCGACACGGAAAACGTCACCCGGGTGATCTGA
- a CDS encoding bifunctional 3'-5' exonuclease/DNA polymerase, giving the protein MLVAVTAGPGGGGSLRPLRPDGHPAGSVELVADLAAAITSYPDPGTAGPPRWVWAATGGIYPGLLRAGVRVDRCHDIELTEALLLGHAGRWGEPRSLAAAYARLTGAPVPADPPAHVATPPGHDQPALFDDLPAVAPRTDPLRTLAEVYADQLRRIAETSHPDRFRLLVAAESAGALVAAEMGATGLPWRADLHDALLTELLGAPSPVGGPPRRLAELSARIAVAFGLRHLHADSPAEVLRAFARAGISVPNTRAWVLRGVNHPAVPLLIQYKELHRIWTAHGWAWREAWVRDGRFRPEYVPAGVVSGRWATRGGGALQIPKVIRRAVVADPGWCLVVADAAQLEPRVLAAMSGDARLAAAGSAGDLYAALAHDAFGGDRDRAKVALLGAMYGQTGGAAVPALAVLRRNYPVAFDYVEAAARTGESGGLVRSWLGRTCPPASVGPQFDQGAEPAFVETPDGPPAAGSVGGAGARARGRFTRNFVIQATAAEWALILLATARQAITGTPAELVFFQHDEVVVHCPAEQAEEVAAGLRQAAERATRLLFGDTPVRVPLDVDIVTCYGDAR; this is encoded by the coding sequence GTGCTGGTGGCGGTGACGGCGGGACCTGGCGGCGGCGGATCACTGCGCCCGCTGCGGCCCGACGGGCACCCCGCCGGCTCGGTCGAGCTCGTCGCCGACCTGGCAGCCGCGATCACCAGCTATCCCGATCCCGGTACGGCCGGTCCGCCCCGATGGGTGTGGGCCGCCACCGGCGGGATCTACCCCGGCCTGCTACGGGCCGGCGTACGAGTCGACCGCTGCCACGACATCGAGCTGACCGAGGCCCTGCTGCTCGGCCACGCCGGCCGCTGGGGCGAACCCCGGTCGCTGGCCGCCGCGTACGCCCGGCTCACCGGCGCGCCGGTACCCGCCGATCCACCCGCCCACGTGGCCACCCCGCCCGGCCACGACCAGCCGGCGCTCTTCGACGACCTGCCGGCGGTCGCGCCCCGTACCGACCCGCTGCGCACCCTCGCCGAGGTCTACGCCGACCAGCTTCGCCGGATCGCCGAGACCAGCCACCCCGACCGGTTCCGGCTGCTGGTCGCCGCCGAGTCGGCCGGTGCGCTGGTCGCCGCCGAAATGGGCGCGACCGGGCTGCCCTGGCGGGCCGACCTGCACGACGCGCTGCTGACCGAGCTGCTCGGCGCGCCGTCGCCGGTCGGCGGACCGCCCCGGCGGCTGGCCGAACTGTCCGCCCGGATCGCCGTCGCGTTCGGTCTGCGGCACCTGCACGCCGACTCACCAGCCGAGGTGCTGCGGGCCTTCGCCCGCGCCGGCATCAGCGTGCCCAACACCCGGGCCTGGGTGCTGCGCGGCGTCAACCATCCGGCCGTACCGCTGCTGATCCAATACAAGGAACTGCACCGGATCTGGACCGCGCACGGCTGGGCCTGGCGGGAGGCGTGGGTCCGGGACGGCCGCTTCCGACCCGAGTACGTCCCCGCCGGGGTGGTCTCCGGCCGCTGGGCCACCCGGGGCGGCGGCGCCCTGCAGATCCCCAAGGTGATCCGCCGGGCCGTGGTGGCCGACCCCGGCTGGTGTCTCGTCGTCGCCGACGCCGCCCAGCTGGAGCCACGGGTGCTGGCCGCCATGTCGGGCGACGCGCGGCTGGCCGCCGCCGGCAGCGCCGGTGACCTGTACGCCGCGCTGGCCCACGACGCGTTCGGCGGCGACCGGGACCGGGCCAAGGTGGCGCTGCTCGGCGCGATGTACGGCCAGACCGGTGGGGCCGCCGTACCGGCCCTCGCCGTGCTGCGGCGCAACTACCCGGTCGCCTTCGACTACGTTGAGGCGGCCGCCCGTACCGGCGAATCGGGTGGCCTGGTGCGCTCCTGGCTCGGCCGCACCTGCCCGCCGGCCAGCGTCGGCCCACAGTTCGACCAGGGCGCTGAGCCGGCCTTCGTCGAGACGCCGGACGGCCCACCGGCCGCAGGATCCGTCGGCGGGGCCGGCGCGCGGGCCCGTGGCCGGTTCACCCGCAACTTCGTCATCCAGGCGACCGCCGCCGAGTGGGCGCTGATCCTGCTCGCCACCGCCCGACAAGCCATCACCGGCACCCCGGCCGAGCTCGTCTTCTTCCAGCACGACGAGGTGGTGGTGCACTGTCCGGCGGAGCAGGCCGAAGAGGTCGCCGCCGGGCTGCGGCAGGCGGCGGAGCGGGCCACCCGGCTGCTGTTCGGCGACACCCCGGTCCGGGTGCCGCTCGACGTCGACATCGTCACCTGTTACGGCGACGCGCGGTGA
- a CDS encoding glycosyltransferase family 4 protein has product MSPTADVIDIRAPRAQRVLMLSWEYPPVVVGGLGRHVHALSVALANAGHEVTVVTRHAPGAPLEEYADGVRIIRAAEDPPLFPLATPSLLAWTMAFNHTLTRAALRATQSAEYDVIHAHDWLVTHTAITLKEHLDIPLVATIHATEAGRHQGWLPNEMNKSIHSIEHWLGHESCRVITCSEYMRWEVSQLLELPAARVDVIANGVNDRVWRSSARAVAAAREKYAADGPLIGFAGRLVYEKGVQHLIAALPWLRQRHAGLRVIIAGDGPYRGELQAQAERLGVADLINFAGFMTEAQLPAVLGATDATVVPSLYEPFGMVALEAAAAGAPLAVSATGGLAEIVEPGVTGMRFQPQDSHGLAEAVHALLVDEVFARRVARAARQQVIRRYGWSTIAAQTAAAYATAVREAPSFNTRRAAAQLAGGAHKIVVPDGNLLAVGSAS; this is encoded by the coding sequence ATGTCACCAACCGCCGACGTGATCGACATCCGCGCACCACGGGCGCAGCGGGTGTTGATGTTGTCCTGGGAATACCCGCCGGTGGTGGTGGGTGGGCTGGGCCGGCACGTGCACGCCCTGTCCGTCGCCCTGGCCAACGCCGGCCACGAGGTCACCGTCGTCACCCGCCACGCCCCCGGCGCACCCCTCGAGGAATACGCCGACGGCGTACGCATCATCCGCGCCGCCGAAGACCCACCCCTGTTCCCCCTGGCCACCCCCAGCCTCCTCGCCTGGACCATGGCCTTCAACCACACCCTCACCCGCGCCGCCCTACGCGCCACCCAGTCCGCCGAATACGACGTCATCCACGCCCACGACTGGCTCGTCACCCACACCGCCATCACCCTCAAGGAACACCTCGACATCCCCCTCGTCGCCACCATCCACGCCACCGAAGCCGGCCGCCACCAGGGCTGGCTGCCCAACGAGATGAACAAGTCCATCCACTCCATCGAGCACTGGCTCGGCCACGAGTCGTGTCGGGTGATCACCTGCTCGGAGTACATGCGGTGGGAGGTCAGCCAGCTACTGGAATTGCCGGCGGCCCGGGTGGACGTGATCGCCAACGGGGTGAACGACCGGGTGTGGCGCTCCTCGGCGCGGGCGGTCGCGGCGGCACGGGAGAAGTACGCGGCGGACGGTCCGCTGATCGGCTTCGCCGGCCGGCTGGTCTACGAGAAGGGCGTGCAGCACCTGATCGCCGCCCTGCCGTGGCTGCGCCAGCGGCACGCCGGGTTGCGGGTGATCATCGCCGGGGACGGGCCGTACCGGGGTGAGCTGCAGGCACAGGCCGAGCGGCTCGGCGTCGCCGACCTGATCAACTTCGCCGGGTTCATGACCGAGGCGCAGCTCCCGGCGGTGCTGGGGGCCACCGACGCGACCGTGGTGCCGAGCCTGTACGAGCCGTTCGGCATGGTGGCTCTCGAAGCGGCGGCGGCGGGAGCGCCGTTGGCGGTGTCGGCGACCGGCGGCCTGGCCGAGATCGTCGAGCCCGGTGTGACCGGCATGCGGTTCCAGCCGCAGGATTCGCACGGGTTGGCCGAGGCGGTGCACGCGCTGCTGGTCGACGAGGTGTTCGCGCGGCGGGTGGCGCGCGCGGCCCGCCAGCAGGTGATCCGACGGTACGGCTGGTCGACGATCGCCGCCCAGACGGCGGCGGCCTACGCGACGGCGGTACGGGAGGCGCCGAGCTTCAACACGCGCCGGGCGGCGGCCCAGCTCGCCGGCGGCGCGCACAAGATCGTCGTACCGGACGGCAACCTGCTCGCCGTCGGCAGCGCTTCCTGA
- a CDS encoding nucleotidyltransferase family protein produces the protein MIIAAGGGRRIGGPEALLYRGDQLLVERALRIVRETGCDPVVVVLGAAADQVREEADLSGATVVVNRAWGTGLGSSLRVGLDALKDADVEAVVVFPVNMPGITADALRRVAALPYPEVLVCATYAGLRSYPMVFGRRHWSAIATLANADGGARPYLLAHKGEVVDIACDGIAVGGAVDTPESVVAWGLAVPVQRTPA, from the coding sequence ATGATCATTGCCGCTGGTGGTGGTCGTCGAATCGGTGGGCCGGAGGCCCTGCTGTATCGCGGCGACCAGCTGCTGGTCGAGCGGGCGCTGCGCATCGTCCGGGAAACCGGCTGCGATCCGGTGGTGGTGGTCCTCGGGGCCGCCGCCGACCAGGTCCGCGAGGAGGCTGACCTGAGCGGCGCCACCGTTGTGGTGAACCGGGCCTGGGGCACCGGGCTCGGTTCGTCGCTGCGGGTCGGCCTCGACGCGTTGAAGGACGCCGACGTCGAAGCGGTCGTGGTGTTCCCGGTCAACATGCCGGGGATCACCGCCGACGCGTTGCGCCGGGTGGCCGCGCTGCCGTACCCGGAGGTGCTGGTCTGCGCCACCTACGCCGGGCTGCGCAGCTACCCGATGGTGTTCGGACGCCGACACTGGTCGGCGATCGCGACGCTGGCCAACGCCGACGGCGGTGCCCGACCGTACCTGCTCGCCCACAAGGGCGAGGTGGTCGACATCGCCTGCGACGGGATCGCCGTCGGCGGTGCGGTGGACACTCCCGAGTCGGTGGTGGCCTGGGGGCTCGCCGTACCGGTGCAGCGCACGCCTGCCTGA
- a CDS encoding sugar ABC transporter permease yields MRHGKARFVTGFLALPVALYVFYVVWPYAQAVGYSMTNWGGYSDTQEFVGLANYVRLFGDELIRTAFWHNVFFLVTLPLFTIALALFLAFLLNVGGRGDRAGVRGVRGSGTYKIIFFFPQVLSLVLIAIMWGAIYRGDSQGLLNGILIRIGLVDAEAPLKFVSDPTPFLGVPAVLWWLLLIAVWGGVGFYMVLFSAAMQSIPKDIFEAAMLDGASRVASFLRITLPLLRDSISVAWVYLGFIALDMYALVFVMTPNQGGPDHASEVFASVINFTAFSKGQFGYACAIGVSLAIFTLLLAAVQLRITRRERIEY; encoded by the coding sequence ATGCGGCACGGGAAGGCCCGGTTCGTCACCGGATTTCTGGCACTGCCGGTAGCGCTGTACGTGTTCTACGTCGTCTGGCCGTACGCGCAGGCGGTTGGCTACTCGATGACCAACTGGGGTGGCTACTCCGACACCCAGGAGTTCGTGGGCCTGGCCAACTACGTCCGGCTCTTCGGCGACGAGCTGATCCGTACGGCGTTCTGGCACAACGTGTTCTTCCTGGTCACCCTGCCGCTGTTCACCATCGCGCTGGCCCTGTTCCTGGCGTTCCTGCTCAACGTGGGCGGACGCGGGGACAGGGCCGGCGTCCGGGGAGTACGCGGATCCGGCACCTACAAGATCATCTTCTTCTTCCCGCAGGTGCTGTCCCTGGTGCTGATCGCCATCATGTGGGGCGCCATCTACCGGGGCGACAGCCAGGGACTGCTCAACGGCATCCTGATCAGGATCGGGCTGGTCGACGCCGAGGCGCCGCTGAAGTTCGTCTCCGACCCGACACCGTTCCTCGGCGTACCGGCGGTGCTGTGGTGGCTGCTGCTGATCGCCGTCTGGGGCGGCGTCGGCTTCTACATGGTGCTCTTCTCCGCCGCAATGCAGTCCATCCCCAAGGACATCTTCGAAGCGGCGATGCTCGACGGCGCCAGCCGGGTCGCCAGCTTCCTGCGGATCACCCTGCCGCTGCTGCGCGACAGCATCTCGGTGGCCTGGGTCTACCTCGGCTTCATCGCCCTCGACATGTACGCCCTGGTCTTCGTGATGACCCCCAACCAGGGCGGCCCCGACCACGCCAGCGAGGTCTTCGCCTCGGTCATCAACTTCACCGCCTTCAGCAAGGGCCAGTTCGGGTACGCCTGCGCGATCGGTGTCTCGCTGGCCATCTTCACGCTGCTGCTCGCCGCCGTGCAGCTGCGGATCACCCGCCGCGAGCGGATCGAATACTAG